The Nycticebus coucang isolate mNycCou1 chromosome 2, mNycCou1.pri, whole genome shotgun sequence genome includes a window with the following:
- the LOC128566571 gene encoding olfactory receptor 1J4-like isoform X2, with protein sequence MRPENQSSVSEFLLLGLPIRPEQRGVFFLLFLGMYLTTVLGNLLIILLIRLDARLHTPMYFFLSHLALTDVSFSSVTVPEMLITMQTQDQSIPYAGCISQVYFFILFGCLDNFLLAVMAYDRYVAICQPLHYIIIMREELCVSLVAGSWCFSCAHALLHTLLLVQLSFCADSTISHFFCDLTALLRLSCSDISLNELVIFTEGGVFFILPLSTILGSYICIGITVLRGSSTKTFLKTFATCSSHLFVVSLYYGTVAGDYFFSSPWNSSDKEIIASVVYMVVTPMLNPFIYSLRNRNIKQALEIFVNRVNFFKRRSLNSLISVMNTVRFIS encoded by the coding sequence ATGAGGCCTGAGAACCAGAGCAGCGTGTCCGAGTTCCTCCTCCTGGGGCTCCCCATCCGGCCAGAGCAGCGGGGCGTGTTCTTCCTCCTGTTCCTGGGCATGTACCTGACCACGGTGCTGGGGAACCTGCTCATCATCCTGCTCATCCGGCTGGACGCTCGcctccacacccccatgtacttcttcctcagcCACTTGGCCCTCACTGATGTCTCCTTTTCATCTGTCACTGTCCCAGAGATGTTAATTACTATGCAAACCCAGGACCAATCCATCCCCTATGCAGGGTGCATTTCTCAGGTTTATTTTTTCATACTCTTTGGCTGtcttgacaatttccttcttgcAGTGATGGCATATGACAGGTATGTGGCCATCTGCCAGCCCTTGCACTATATCATCATTATGAGGGAAGAGCTGTGTGTCTCATTAGTAGCTGGGTCCTGGTGTTTCTCTTGTGCCCACGCCCTGCTGCACACACTTCTGTTGGTCCAACTGTCCTTCTGTGCTGACAGCACCATCTCCCACTTCTTCTGTGACCTCACTGCTCTCCTGAGGCTGAGTTGCTCGGACATCTCCCTCAATGAGCTGGTTATCTTTACTGAGGGAGGAGTGTTTTTTATCCTGCCTCTGAGTACTATCTTGGGCTCTTATATTTGTATAGGAATCACTGTCCTCAGAGGCTCCTCTactaagacatttttaaaaacatttgcaacCTGTAGCTCTCATCTCTTTGTGGTGTCTCTATATTATGGGACAGTTGCAGGTGATTACTTCTTTTCCTCACCATGGAACTCCAGTGACAAGGAAATAATTGCTTCTGTCGTTTATATGGTAGTTACCCCCATGCTGAACCCCTTTATCTATAGCTTGAggaacagaaatataaaacaggCCCTAGAAATATTTGTCAATAGGGTTAACTTCTTCAAGAGACGATCACTGAATTCTCTTATTTCAGTCATGAACACTGTCAGATTTATCTCCTAA